The sequence GGACGAGGTTGCCGGAGAGGACGCCGGGAGAGTGGACGGCCTTGCCGTCGGCCTGCGAGCCGTCGGCGAACGCGGTGCCGGCGGCGGCACCGGCGGCGAGACCGGCGGTGGCGAGGACGAGAGCGGCCTTCTTGACGGTGTTCATGGGATCGAGTTCCTCACTTGGCGGCTCGGGGCCGCGATGACAGGGCTGCGGGGAGGGGACCGGCCAACGCGCCAGGAGTCCGCGCGGCCGGTCCGGCGTGGTGGCGCGGACGGCGGCGCCGCGCGGTCACCGGGGTCGTACCGGCAGGGCTGCGATCAGAAGTTGACGCAGTGGTTGCCGAAGACCGGGTTGAGGGCCCCGACGATGGTGG is a genomic window of Streptomyces gilvosporeus containing:
- a CDS encoding chaplin produces the protein MNTVKKAALVLATAGLAAGAAAGTAFADGSQADGKAVHSPGVLSGNLVQAPVDAPVNVSGNSINVVGVLNSAFANGSLNY